In the Calonectris borealis chromosome 11, bCalBor7.hap1.2, whole genome shotgun sequence genome, one interval contains:
- the STARD5 gene encoding stAR-related lipid transfer protein 5, with product MDYAGLAEAAAEKMELYRRDPGGWRGCRHTSEVSVSWRPSAEFAGNVYRGEGVVPASPRDVWECIKPVAGGPRTKWDQNVKDFEVVETISDTVSVCRTTTPSAFMRIISPREFVDVVLMKQYEDGTMLSAATNVEHPLCPPQPNFVRGFNYPCGCFCVPLPGEPHRTQLLSFFQTDLGGYLPQTVVDSFFPASIAGFYSNLTKAVKALEV from the exons atggacTACGCGGGGCTCGCCGAGGCAGCGGCCGAGAAGATGGAGCTCTACCGGCGGGACCCCGGCGGCTGGCGGGGCTGCCGGCACACG AGCGAGGTTTCGGTTTCTTGGAGGCCGTCCGCGGAGTTTGCTGGCAACGT GTACAGGGGCGAGGGGGTCGTGCCTGCCAGCCCCCGGGATGTCTGGGAATGCATAAAGCCGGTGGCCGGCGGGCCAAGGACCAAGTGGGACCAAAACGTGAAGGACTTCGAGGTCGTCGAAACCATCAGCGAT ACTGTGTCTGTATGCAGAACCACGACCCCTTCAGCTTTCATGAGGATTATTTCGCCAAGAGAATTTGTGGATGTGGTACTAATGAAGCAATATGAAGATGGGACGATGCTATCTGCTG CCACCAATGTGGAACATCCGCTGTGTCCTCCTCAACCAAATTTCGTGAGAGGTTTTAATTATCCCTGTGGCTGTTTCTGTGTACCTCTTCCAGG GGAGCCACACAGGACTCAACTCCTCAGTTTCTTTCAGACTGATCTTGGTGGCTATCTTCCCCAGACGGTGGTGGACTCCTTCTTTCCAGCTAGCATAGCTGGATTTTACAGCAATCTGACCAAAGCTGTTAAGGCATTAGAAGTGTGA